Within the Streptomyces vilmorinianum genome, the region TCCTCCTTGATCGTCTCCGCGGCCTCCGGGGCGCAGACCGGCACGGCGAGGACCAGACGGGCCGGGCGACCGGTACGCAGACGGCGCAGCGCGGCACGCGCGGTGACGCCGGTGGCGAGCCCGTCGTCGATCAGGATCACGGTCCTGCCCTCGACATCGGGCGCGGGGCGTCCACGGCGGTACAGGTCTTCGCGGCGGTGCAGTTCGGCCCTCTCCCGGGCCACGTCGGCGGCGAGGTCGTCCTCGGTCAGGCCGAGCATGTGGAGGGCCTGCGTGTCGTAGACCGGGGGATCCTCGCCCGCGATCGCGCCGATACCCACTTCCGGACTGCCGGGCGCGCCGATCTTGCGGGCCACGATGACGTCCAGTGGCACCCTGAGCGCCCGGGCGACCTCCGCCGCGACGGGCACCCCGCCGCGCGGCAGTGCCAGGACGAGGGCGTTCGTGAGGTCGCCGTCGGCCGCCCATTCGACGAGCCGGGCGGCGAGTTCCTCGCCCGCCTGACGATGGTCGTAGAAACGCATCGGTAGTCCTCCTCGGAAACGGGCTGCGGACCGGTGGGCCGCCGCCTCGGGCTCACGTGTCCCTCGGAGTGCGGGTATCCCTCACAGCACTCGGTATGCACATCGCGCCTCCCGGGAGTGCTCCCCGCCGGGCATGACCGCGGTGGGAGGGGTTAGCTGGACGTGTACCGGGGTCTTCCGCGGCTTGCTCACGACACGGCTGACCGGTCCGCCGACCCCACGGCATCAGGAGGCATCGCGATGACCAGCACCGTCAA harbors:
- a CDS encoding phosphoribosyltransferase: MRFYDHRQAGEELAARLVEWAADGDLTNALVLALPRGGVPVAAEVARALRVPLDVIVARKIGAPGSPEVGIGAIAGEDPPVYDTQALHMLGLTEDDLAADVARERAELHRREDLYRRGRPAPDVEGRTVILIDDGLATGVTARAALRRLRTGRPARLVLAVPVCAPEAAETIKEDADDVVCLHRPSSFRSVGEWYEEFAQVSDDEVISTLRSPGLGQVPKSSLSP